AGCTCCTGGGGGGTCAGCTTCACCTTGAGCGCCGCCGCCTCGTGCTTGTACTGCTCCGCCCTGTGCCTGGCCCCGGCGATCTCCGCCATGCCGCTCTCGTACGTCGAGCGGTAGCCGGCGGCGCGCCCCTCGAGCTGGAGAATCTTCCGCACCTTGTCCGATCGGCACTCGTCCATGGGGGTCTCTCCTCTCACTGCGATGTGGTGGTGGGACTGCTGGGGGGCGTGGCCGCGGCGTCACCAGCCCTGGGCCGCGGCCCCGGCTCGGCCCGGCCGCGGTGAAGCTCGGCGAGCTGGCCGCCCGTGAGCGTCCACTCGATGCCCTGGGCCCGGTCGAGCAGTCGGTGTACCTCGGTCTTCGCCCGCGTCGCCCGATCGCGCGCCCGCTCGTAGCGCGTCAGGAGGCGGCGAGCGCGCGCCTCGAGCGCGAGGATCTTCCGCACCTTCCGCGAGCGGATCGGTGCCGGGGTCATGGCGTCAGATCGGCCGCGTGAGCCCGGCGGGATCCACGGGGCGCGTCGGCTGCGGGGTGGCTGAGGGCGTGGGAGACTTCTCGGGCGGGCCGCATCAGTCGAGCGTCCCCTCGAGCCACTCGCTGTCGGCGGCGAGGATCCCGTCCCGCATGGCCAGCCCCGCCGTCTCGATCCGGCCCCGCACCTCGGCGAGCTTCTCCTCGGTGAGGGCCGCCAGCTTGGCCGGCACGCGAACGCCCTGCTCCGTCACCTCGCCGCGCTGCTGGCCCACGAGGAGCCGCCACTCCGCCCACTGCCCCCAGCCCCCATCGGCCGTCACGACGACCCAGCAGCCGTAGCGAGGGATGCCAGAACCCTCGGGGTTGCGCTGGATCATCGCCGCGACGCGCACCCCGTCGAGCTTCCCCTGCTCTTTCACCTCGGTGAGCAGCGCGCTCAGCGAGCCGTGGATGATCTTCATGACGCCCTCCTCGGCACGGGATCGTTTCAACTGCGGCGCCGACGGGAGGGGAGAAGAGCAGGAGGGATGCCACGTGGAGGAAGGGCGTCGCAGCTGCGAGCGAAGTGCCTGCGAGCGCTGCGCGATCCAGCGGCTCGTCCCGCGCCGGAGTCTATCCCACGCTCGTGTCCGTTCGGCGCGCGCCGGGCCCCTTGTCGATTAGTTGTCGATTACTTGTCGATTGCGGCGCTGTCTTGTCGATTACGGGCCCGCTCCAGCGGTCTCGCGTGTCGATTCGAGGGGTATTCCCCGACGCGTGAGAGAGACCCGCGAGCCTGCCACGACACACTTCGCCTGCGTTGTCGCGGAGTTCCGCGTCTCGGCGAATCGACAAGCGGCTTCGCGGAATCGACAACTAATCGACAACCCCTCCCTCGATGTGACCGGGGCCCCGGAGGAGATCTGGTCGGGCGTCGCAAAGAACATCGTGCACTTCCAGGCCCTGGGAGAGCGCAGCGCTGTCGGGCACGCTCCTTGCGCTTCAGGAGCGTCAATGCGATTCAGGAGCGGCAATCCTCACAAGGAGGCGACGCCAGTGGACCGATTGTTGACCCTCAAGGTGATCGCGGCTCAGACGGGAACCTCCCAGGCCTTCTGGCGCAAGCTCGCCGCGCGGCGGGAGATCCCCGTCGTCAGGCTCGGGCGCGCCTGTCGCGTGCGCGAGGCAGACCTCGAGCGCTTCCTTGCCGAGCGGTGCCGGGGGGTGCGGGAGACGCCGCAGTGAGGCGGAGCCCCATCACGGCAGGCGCACGGCCCCCGGGGCCCGGTCGGCGATGCAGGCCGACCTCGTCGGAGCGCCTGGGGGCCAGGCGGGTGCGCGATGTGACGGAGGCGGGTGACCCCGGGCAACGCCCTGTCCCCTTCACTGGCCCTGAGCGCCGGCGGCGCCGGCATCCGGGGACCCGCCGCTCGGCCCCGTCTCCGTGACCCGCGGATCCGCGCGGGGCTGCTCCATCGCGCCCGGCGCCGTTCCCCCTCGGGCCCTGCGTGCGCATCCCCCTTGACAGGGCGGTGTCTCATACGATATCAGTAAGGGCATGAGCCTCCTTCTCCGCCACTGGCGGGAGCGCCGGGGGTACTCGGTCCGCGAGCTGGCCCAACGGGCGGGCGTCGGCCACGTCACTGTCGTCAGGATCGAGAACCACCACCTCTCCCCCACGGTTCGCATGCTGGAGAAGCTGGCCAAGGCGTTGGAGATCACGGTGCGGGACTTCTTCCCGGCCGCGCGACGGCGGGGGAAGCGGAGGGCGCGATGACCAAGCGGGGACGGAAGGTCAGGGGCGTGTTCGAGCGGGACGGGCAGTGGTGGATCCGGTGGTCCTGCTCCCTGGGCCACGACCACCGGCAGCCGAGCGGGGAGTCGAAGACGGCCGCCGGGGAGGAGCACAAGGCCAAGCGCGCCGAGGTGCGGGACGCCCGCAAGGCGGGGCGCCAGTGCTGCCCCAAGCTCGTTCACCGCGAGCGGCCGGCCCTGTTCGAGCAGATCCTGGCCGACTACATGGAGCATAGCCGGCGCAACAAGCGCTCTCATGCCAGCGACAGGCCCAAGGAGGAGCGGTTCACAGCGCTGTTCAGGGGCCGCCTCGCCTCCGACATCACCTCGAAGGAGATCGAGGACTTCAAGGCGGCCTTCCTGCAGGAGCCCCGCAAGCCCAGGCCGCGCAAGGCGGGGGCCCGCCGCTCGCGCCGCCGCCGCGCCCAAGCCCAGGAGACGGGCCCCCGCACCGTCGCCACGGTGAACAGTTACCTGAAGTTCCTCAAGGCCGTCTTCAACCGCGCCATCCGTCAGGGGCGGCTGACCTATAACCCCGTGAAGGCCGTCAAGCTGTATCGGGAGAATAACGCCCGGAGCCGGTGCCTGAGCCAGGGGGAGGAGCGGCGCCTCCTGGAGGCCCTCCCCGAGCGGCTCCGGCCCTTCGTGACGCTGGCCCTCCACACGGGGATGCGGCGGGGCGAGCTGCGGGCGCTCAAGTGGGAGGACGTGGACTTCTCGACCGGCGCGATCCACGTCAAGCAGGACAAGGCCGGCGATGGCCGGTGGGTCACCGTGAACAGCGTGGCACGGGAGGCCCTGCTCTCCGTCAAGCGCGAGCAGAAGATCCTGAGCCCCTGGGTGTTCTGCTCCCCCGAGGGGAAATTCCTCCACAACTTCGAGCGCGACTGGCGCCCCGCCCTTGAGGCCGCGAAGATCCCCGACTTCCGCTTCCACGACACCCGGCACACCTTCGCCTCGCGGCTGGCGATGGCCGGCGTGGACCTCTACACGGTCCAGCGGGCGGGGGGCTGGAAGACCCAGGTGATGGTCCAGCGCTACGCGCACCTGAGCCCCGACCACATGCGGGCGGCGGTGGAGCGGCTGGCGAACGCCGCACGCCAGGGCGCCACGGGCAGCAAGACCGGGACTGCGTCCTGATGACGGTGATGCGCGACGGGGGCCCGAGAGACGATGGGGCGCGGCCGGCACCCCGCTGGGGCCCCCTGCGATGCCGAGGCGACGTTCTGGGCTGCTCGGTTCGGGTGAGGTGGCTCAAGGCCAGGTGGCCTGGATGGGCGCATGACGGTGGCACACCATCGGCCCTTGGACCGTTCGAGAGCCTCCTGAGGTAAACTCCAGCCGGGGGGAATGCCATCATCAAGGCTCGGAGGCATCCAACGATCGAGACGGGCCGGGATCCCAGGGAGATCCCCGCCTACGGGGTCATGGACGCGGCAAGGTATCTTCGCATGCCCGCGGCGACCCTGAGGTCGTGGGTTCTCGGACGGTTCTACCCGACCGCCAGGGGCCGGGAGTTCTTCAGACCCGTCATCCACCTACCCCAGCCAGAGTGGCCGGTGCTGTCCTTCGTCAATCTGGTGGAGGCTCACATCCTCGAGGCCATCCGTCGCCGGCACGAGATCCCCCTTCGCAAGGTGCGCTCGGCGGTGGCGTTCCTCGAACGGCATTACACCTCCAGGCATCCGCTCGCCGAATACCGGTTCGAGACAGACGGCCTGGATCTCTTCATCGACAAGGCGGGCCTGCTCATCAACTTGACGCAGGACGGGCAGCTGGCGATGCGCGAGCTGGTGAGGGCTTACCTCCGCCGCATCGATTGGGATCTGAAGGGGCTGCCCATTCGCCTCTTTCCCTTCATCAGGAAGCGCGAGCCGGAAGAGCCGAGGGCCATCGTGATCGATCCGTTCGTCTCCTTTGGACGCCCGGTGTTGACGGGGACGGGAATCGCAACGGCAGTGATCGCGGAGCGCTTCAAGGCGGGGGAATCGGTCGACGACCTCGCCCGGGACTACGACCGAGGTCCCCTTGAGATCCAGGAAGCCCTCCGCTGCGAGCTCCCGCTCGAAGCCGCCTAGCCAGCCGCCACCTCTCTTCATCGATCGGTCCCTCGGCCGACACGCCATCCCCGACGCCCTCCGGATGCAGGGTATCGAGGTCCACGTCCACGATGACCACTTCCCTCAGGACGCTCGAGACGAGGAGTGGCTTCCTGAAGTCGGGCGGCGGGGATGGGCGGTAATCACCAAGGACGCGAAGATCCGGTACCGCCTCACTGAACAGGCGGCTCTCATCGCCGGTGGCGTCCGTGCGTTCGTCCTGACCCGTGGCGATCTGACTGGTCCCGAGATGGCGGCGACCGTGGTGGCCGCCTTGCCCCACATCGCCAGGTTTTCCATCCGACACGAGCCGCCATTCATTGCAAGGATCGCCCGCTCCGGCAGAGTCCAGATGCTCTTCAAGCCCCGAGGGCCCCGACGAGCCTGATGGCCTCTCCCGTGCGCGCATGCGCGCCCGCCGGCGAGCGAAGAGCAATCCCGAGGGCGCAACCGGCACTAAAACCGGCACTCAGGCCTGGCGGCGTGGAAGGCGCCGCGGTGGAAGTCCCTGAAAGACAATGGCGCGCCCGGCAGGATTCGAACCTGCGACCCTCGGCTTAGAAGGCCGATGCTCTATCCAGCTGAGCTACGGGCGCGCAAGGACCTACGCGACAGCCGAGGCCAGTCTACACGGCCTTGGCGGATCTTGTGCTGGACCGAGCGCGGCACCTTCCGAGGATCGCGCCCCCCGTCAACCTCGCGGGGGCGAAATCCGAGGTTGACACCCCCCGGGCCAGGCGTTATCCGTTGTGCGACGTGGCGAACGCGGCGGCGCCGGTGAGCGGCGCCGACTGTGGCATCATCTACAGCTCGGACATCAGTTCAGAGGCCATCGAGACATTCTGTGGCATCGGCTCTGTGGCATCGACTCCTGGGCTCCTGGGGCGGCCAGCGTCCGAATCTGGCTGTTGTGTCAAGCGGCGCCCCACCCGACGGCGCCGCCCCGGCCTCGGCCGCACCCGCCCCCCGACACCCATTGTGTTAGCTACGCTCCCTTCTTGTCGACGTCGACGCCAATATGGTCCATGGCTGGCCTCTCCTCTCTGCGCCGTTGAGCGCGAGTAGCTCTTGTGGGGCAGTCTATGCCACCACGTCGAGCGAGAGGCCAGCCGCTTCATGACATCTACGCTCGCGACGTGGTGCGCTCCGGGTGACCCGCGCGGGCGGGAGGTTCCGAGGGATAAGGCGGGCGCCGGGGTGCGCCCCTATCGCAGCGGCGGACGGCTTGCGCCCCCGTGGCCGGGCCGGATATCGCCGATGCACCGGTGTTGCCGATTCACCTCGTACCGAGTAACCTGGAAGCATGTTGGACCGGATCTCCGTTGACCCTCGGGTCTGTGATGGCAAGCCCACCATCCGCGGGATGCGCATCACGGTGGACTTTGTGCTGAAGCTGCTCGGCGACGGCTACACGGCCGACGAGATTGTCAAGGAGTATCCCGAACTGGAGAAGGAGGACGTCTACCAGGCCGCCAAGTACGGCGCCTGGCTGGCGAGTGAGACGACCTCGGCGATTGCATGAGGCTCCTCGCCGACATGCACATCTCGCCGCGCACCGTGCGATCTCTGCAGGCCCGTGGCCATGACGTGGCGCGCATCAACGAGATCATGCCGGCGACCTCGGCGGACGAGGCCATTGTCGCCCGCGCCATCCAGGACGACCGTGTCATCCTCACCCAGGATCTCCGCTTCTCGGCGATCCTGGCGTTCGCAGGAGGACGGGCGCCGTCGCTCATCTCGTTGCGCCTCTCCTCTTCGCGCATCGAGCTCGTTGACGCCATCCTCGAGCGCGTCCTGCCGAGCCTCGAGTCCGACGCCAAGGCTGGGGCGATTATCACCGTCGAGGACACCCGTATCCGGATTCGCCGCCTGCCGGTCCGGTAGCGCACCGGTCCGCGACGCCGCCCCTTGACAACCCGGGTGGCTTCAAGGCCAGCGTCGGCGCCGGGCAGGCGGGTCGCGCGACCGCAGGAAACGGCGTTGACAGGGCGCGATGCGGGATTACCATGGCGCGCGCCTGTCCCGGGGCGCGGCGCAGGGCACCCGGCAGCACTGTGGCATCGGCTCCTGTGGTTCCTGGCGCGGCCAGCGTCCGAATTTGGGAGATCATGTCATGGGGACGGGGACCCCGGACGGGGCGCGCGCCGCCGAAGGGGGCCAGAGTTGGCTACGCTTGCACCATCGATCGGCTGCAAGTGTCCGGCGCGCACCCGATCCCGGTGCGTTGAGGGTCACCGGAGAGGGCAGAATTCGCGACCGGCTGGCGCACAACCGGCGGTCAAGCCTCGGGCCGCTCAGAGGTTTACGCGATGGTCTACGGCGGGCAATGAGCGAGCGGCAGTCGGAACCGGGAGCAAAGCGACGCGAAGTTTTCTCGAAGTGCGGTGACTCGCTTGCGCCCCCTCCGTATCGCTCCCGCTCATGGCGCTGTCTCGCCAATCGCAGCGGAAGGCCGCGTGAACAGAGGGCGATAGCTCCGCCGCGTGAGCGAGAGGGACACCACGCAACACGCGTCTAGGCACTTTAGAAGGCCGATGCTCTATCAAGCCGAGCTACGGGCACGCAAGGACCTACGCGACAGCCGAGGCCAGTCTACACGGCCTTGGCGGATCTTGTGCTGAACCGAGCGCGGCACCTTCCGAGGATCGCGCCCCCCGTCAACCTGCGGGGGCGAAATCCGGGGTTGACACCCCCCGGGCCAGGCGCTATCCGTTGCGCGACGTGGCGAACGCGGCGGCGTCGGTGAGCGGCGCCGACCGGCTGCGAGGCAACCGACCATCGAGGAGAGAGGAGAGCCCCATGAGAAGGATCTGGACAGTGGCCGTGGGCTTCATGCTCGTGTCCGCCCTGGGCGTCATGCTGGGGGGCGCCGCGCTCGCGCAGGAGAAGGCAAAGCAGGAGAAGGCAAAGAAGGAGCCGGTGCGCTTCGCGGTGGTCAACACCTTCG
The sequence above is a segment of the Candidatus Rokuibacteriota bacterium genome. Coding sequences within it:
- a CDS encoding helix-turn-helix domain-containing protein, giving the protein MRFRSGNPHKEATPVDRLLTLKVIAAQTGTSQAFWRKLAARREIPVVRLGRACRVREADLERFLAERCRGVRETPQ
- a CDS encoding helix-turn-helix transcriptional regulator is translated as MSLLLRHWRERRGYSVRELAQRAGVGHVTVVRIENHHLSPTVRMLEKLAKALEITVRDFFPAARRRGKRRAR
- a CDS encoding site-specific integrase → MTKRGRKVRGVFERDGQWWIRWSCSLGHDHRQPSGESKTAAGEEHKAKRAEVRDARKAGRQCCPKLVHRERPALFEQILADYMEHSRRNKRSHASDRPKEERFTALFRGRLASDITSKEIEDFKAAFLQEPRKPRPRKAGARRSRRRRAQAQETGPRTVATVNSYLKFLKAVFNRAIRQGRLTYNPVKAVKLYRENNARSRCLSQGEERRLLEALPERLRPFVTLALHTGMRRGELRALKWEDVDFSTGAIHVKQDKAGDGRWVTVNSVAREALLSVKREQKILSPWVFCSPEGKFLHNFERDWRPALEAAKIPDFRFHDTRHTFASRLAMAGVDLYTVQRAGGWKTQVMVQRYAHLSPDHMRAAVERLANAARQGATGSKTGTAS
- a CDS encoding DUF433 domain-containing protein → MDAARYLRMPAATLRSWVLGRFYPTARGREFFRPVIHLPQPEWPVLSFVNLVEAHILEAIRRRHEIPLRKVRSAVAFLERHYTSRHPLAEYRFETDGLDLFIDKAGLLINLTQDGQLAMRELVRAYLRRIDWDLKGLPIRLFPFIRKREPEEPRAIVIDPFVSFGRPVLTGTGIATAVIAERFKAGESVDDLARDYDRGPLEIQEALRCELPLEAA
- a CDS encoding DUF433 domain-containing protein, yielding MLDRISVDPRVCDGKPTIRGMRITVDFVLKLLGDGYTADEIVKEYPELEKEDVYQAAKYGAWLASETTSAIA
- a CDS encoding DUF5615 family PIN-like protein, which translates into the protein MRLLADMHISPRTVRSLQARGHDVARINEIMPATSADEAIVARAIQDDRVILTQDLRFSAILAFAGGRAPSLISLRLSSSRIELVDAILERVLPSLESDAKAGAIITVEDTRIRIRRLPVR